One genomic region from Haloterrigena gelatinilytica encodes:
- the mch gene encoding methenyltetrahydromethanopterin cyclohydrolase has product MESLNRMAIELVDEALDYAEELNIGGYDLDNEATVLDFGLEFEGGIEAGLLLTEIQTAGMATPSHHLGEIGDAPIPYVQLATDQPALSLLCSQKAGWELTTEDFEGLGSGPARALVAEEEEFRRVGYTDAFDLTALAVETEQDPTAAAAAQVAELAEVEPSSVFLLAYPTASLVGSITNAARAAELATFRLSELGYDPLDIVSATGRAPVAPVAGDEQTAIARTNDAIAYGGTAHLTVREDADVFDDVPSTAAEDHGRPFGEVFDDLEWNFAEVPSDLFAPAKVTVDVVGGPTYVHGETDEDLLVDSFDL; this is encoded by the coding sequence ATGGAAAGTCTCAACCGGATGGCGATCGAGTTGGTCGACGAGGCCCTCGATTACGCCGAGGAGTTGAACATCGGCGGCTACGACCTCGACAACGAGGCCACGGTACTCGACTTCGGCCTCGAGTTCGAGGGCGGAATCGAGGCGGGACTGTTGCTGACGGAGATCCAGACGGCGGGCATGGCGACGCCGAGTCACCACTTAGGCGAGATCGGCGACGCCCCGATCCCGTACGTCCAGCTCGCGACCGACCAGCCCGCGCTCTCGCTGCTGTGCTCGCAGAAGGCGGGCTGGGAGCTGACCACCGAGGACTTCGAGGGACTGGGCAGCGGCCCCGCGCGGGCGCTGGTCGCCGAGGAAGAGGAGTTCCGCCGCGTCGGCTACACGGACGCGTTCGACCTGACGGCGCTGGCCGTCGAGACCGAGCAGGATCCGACCGCGGCCGCCGCCGCGCAGGTCGCGGAGCTCGCGGAGGTCGAACCCAGCAGCGTCTTCCTGCTCGCCTACCCGACCGCGAGCCTCGTCGGCTCCATCACGAACGCCGCTCGAGCGGCCGAACTCGCGACGTTCCGCCTCTCCGAACTGGGCTACGACCCGCTCGACATCGTCTCCGCGACGGGCCGGGCGCCGGTCGCTCCCGTCGCCGGCGACGAGCAGACGGCGATCGCCCGCACGAACGACGCCATCGCCTACGGCGGCACGGCCCACCTCACGGTCCGCGAGGACGCCGACGTCTTCGACGACGTGCCCTCGACGGCCGCCGAGGACCACGGCCGGCCGTTCGGCGAGGTCTTCGACGATCTCGAGTGGAACTTCGCCGAAGTCCCCTCGGACCTCTTCGCGCCCGCGAAGGTCACGGTCGACGTGGTCGGCGGCCCGACCTACGTCCACGGCGAGACCGACGAGGACCTGCTCGTCGACTCCTTCG